One region of Flavobacterium pisciphilum genomic DNA includes:
- a CDS encoding non-ribosomal peptide synthetase codes for MYNINLFFNKLKLNSGAIWLENDTIKIFVTEKLKNQETKDFILNNKNQLISVLKENKIFSKEDFSNVFIFRNKETINYPLSPAQERLWFVEQYEEGSNAYHLPNVLELDVDTNKDGIKYALQQIVSRHEILRSTIEQKENQENGTQKVHEEPLFIEEITLVDTVDYKALIKEDINRPFNLNTEYPIRIKFYTIESSSAASLNKTLLLINMHHIASDGWSMGLFQRELYQFYEGYSNNDENFSLPELEIQYKDYALWQKSYLVGEILENQLNYWKNKLSGFQLLEFPIDYARPSEINYKGASQKFKINSEVGKKLRLLGQQHGVSLNSVMLSSMNILLSKYTGQDDIIIGTAIANRHHKQTEELIGFFVNAQVNRTILNDSQTFEQLIQLVHQDQIDAQLHQDLPFDKLVDELGIERDSSRHPVYQIKFIMESFGSQNENSKLQKDYFKPYQEEEVYEVAKFDLLVTISDNQEELIGEISYATSLFHKDTIARLANHYMHLLEQLAQAPTEAYSQINLLNSEEYEQIVYKLNADDKEYSFESTIHELFQEQAIKIPNNIALVYEGKQLTYNELNEKSNQLASHIRAQYEDRVKQPLPADTLIAICLERSLEMIVGILAILKAGGAYVPIDPSYPQDRINYILEDTGAELILTQKELKDNSPIQFPQNKVICIDLTEELYTIEDNSNLPLYSKSKNLAYVIYTSGTTGKPKGVMVEHDSVICYLLCFKKLIQKEHVNMFSVLNYCFDAALPTLLSGAIGDVTTHISTKDIFLNQGIEHYIQENKIDTLRLTPSMLESLNLSDINQELNIVLGGEMISYKCVNDVISNKNITLFNQYGPTESTVGTTVYKIDNKIEQQIIGKPYKGKRIFVLDKNNKPLPVGVVGELYIGGAALSRGYLNRPELTAERFINNPFATESDKNNGYNRLYKTGDLVKWLSNGNLEYIGRNDDQIKLNGYRIELGEIEHALKQIDGIKQSSVLIKNRETETGTTKYLVGYYVFEDNNVTVSQTVILEKLSHILPEYMIPSALVAMELFPLTINGKLDKRALPDPDFTSSEDLYVAPKDETEAQLCEIWQLAFGIERVGVTDDFFKIGGNSILAIKVSHRMSKFLTYSVKVADIFKHKTIAQILIHTADQMQISIPKINSKQAPLSFAQERLWFIEQYEEGTNAYHMPVVLELEADTDKEGLKYALQEIVSRHEVLRSTIKQEDNQEFSTQTVHDAPLSIEEVYLTDTEDYDLLIEEDINKPFNFATEYPIRAKFYTIESSSNNLSSKTLLLINRHHIASDGWSIGIFQKELLAFYEAYANKDLTFSIPALEIQYKDYSQWQRSYLVGNVLEKQLNHWKNKLSGYQTLEFPTDYPRPIKTDYSGADQWFKIDKEISQKLHALTQRCGVTLNSVLLSGINILLNKYTGQEDITIGSPIANRHHKQTEELIGFFVNTQVSRAQLNSTQSFEELILAAHKDQIEAQLHQDISFEKLVAELGIERDASRHPIFQIMFSVRSFNDHEKNSEPQKNYFKPYQTNDAYQNARFDLSITIDDSGEEFFGLINYATSLFHEDTITKFNQRYLHLLEQLIENPSKPYSEISLLSSDEYNQVVYDWNATSKVYSKNKSVIDIFEEQVVNTPDTIAIVFGDKELTYKQLDEESSKLAGYLIENYNVQENDFIGIMLDRSEKMIIAILGIMKAGAAYVCIDSEYPIARKEYIIQDTSLNILITQTDYIFDLDFYSGNLFAIDVQLDAIDVSMQSIKKNVNPNDLAYIIYTSGTTGQPKGVMVEHCQIISLVLDNNFINYEKVNVIAGVSNYSFDASIFDLFFSLLNGKKLVIIDKDTLLDLSKLDDDFIKFKIDTVFITTALFNSLVQNKSKCFESLQQVLFGGERCNLEIVNKFKRQYKTASLIHVYGPTENIVYATYCELNDCNTEKIVPIGKQLSDKKLYVLSSNNMPVPIGIVGELYIGGAGVSRGYLNRPELTAERFVTNPFATESDKENGYTRLYKTGDLVRWLPDGTIEYIGRNDDQVKIRGYRIELGEIEYAMSQIEGIKQVCVFAKKRKSEIDGSEYLAAYYVVESGEEIINQTVILEKLTLVLPDYMIPAALVAIESFPLNSSGKINKNALPNPEFTSSVNDYIAPKTQVEKEISEIWQEVLGLEKVSIIDDFFRIGGDSILSIQITNRIKQAGFSCQVKDIFEYKTIVKLAEYLSTKKSEIDIIAEQGLLTGELNFLPVQQWFIDKVENGELAKSNHWNQSFLIRVPELETKKLEEIVEQLVSYHDVLRIRYNKEQDSKTGKMHWKQVYQSNIPLQEIKILDVSQHSETEVHEILTNWQSGFDLEQGVLFQIGYLHGYADNSARIYFALHHMIVDGVSWRILAEDVKDLFQGKALPSKSSSYRQWITSVENYSTQHPSEEAYWEEQLKDMPNYQLDSEIKEISSKTIELDTVLTKSFLQEASKAYHTEVNDLLLTALAYALKEINNQNVQGITLEGHGRVDIDPTIDHSRTVGWFTTMFPVKLEIQKNYKESIPFIKESLRNIPNKGIGFGAFAVTEETNYSQKDLIPISFNYLGQFETQHKDWQFASESSGYSMHPDNIGHNLININGIVSDNKMHFDVVTKLGEETTALLSESFKTNLTKIINHCIDKLEKEGVTHTPTDFPEFIPYEIFNEHLEEDPIFIFPPGGSGAESYYNSLVPRLNNRKLVLFNNFFAFMKTQVDNYASTVKMEDLANFYRIWIQKLQTKGKYTFVGWSFGGVLAFEIFNKLLVNRVEKSDLILLDSYFDFRSIENCLPQSCIEEFKKIIHYRYNPKYNTQNLNIVLFKASKMNVSEEENNSEILPTIFRNSQKFYVESMYNGLDKVLESDDCLVTEKIQLIGLDCHHDNILETSSTIICDFILTLSNKVDIKISELENIEKI; via the coding sequence ATGTATAATATTAATTTATTCTTTAACAAACTAAAACTTAATTCTGGAGCTATTTGGCTAGAGAATGACACCATAAAGATTTTTGTCACCGAAAAATTAAAAAACCAAGAAACAAAAGATTTTATTTTAAATAATAAAAATCAACTGATATCGGTTCTGAAAGAAAATAAAATTTTTTCAAAAGAAGATTTTTCAAACGTATTTATATTCAGAAATAAAGAAACAATAAATTATCCATTAAGCCCAGCTCAAGAGCGCTTGTGGTTTGTTGAGCAATATGAAGAAGGTAGTAATGCGTATCATTTGCCAAATGTTCTGGAACTTGATGTTGACACTAACAAAGATGGGATAAAATATGCCCTGCAACAGATTGTTTCAAGACATGAAATCTTAAGAAGTACTATTGAACAAAAAGAAAATCAAGAAAATGGTACTCAAAAAGTACATGAAGAGCCTCTTTTTATAGAAGAAATAACATTAGTTGATACAGTAGATTATAAAGCATTGATAAAAGAGGATATTAATCGTCCTTTTAATTTAAATACAGAATATCCCATTCGTATTAAGTTTTATACCATTGAATCATCATCTGCAGCTTCATTAAATAAAACGCTATTATTAATTAATATGCACCACATTGCTAGTGATGGCTGGTCGATGGGATTATTTCAAAGAGAATTATATCAATTTTACGAAGGATATAGTAATAATGATGAGAACTTTAGTTTACCAGAATTAGAAATTCAATATAAAGATTATGCTTTATGGCAAAAATCTTATTTAGTGGGAGAAATTTTGGAAAACCAATTAAATTATTGGAAGAATAAGTTATCCGGATTTCAGCTTTTAGAATTTCCAATTGATTATGCAAGACCTTCTGAAATCAATTATAAAGGAGCTAGCCAAAAGTTTAAAATAAATAGTGAAGTTGGCAAAAAACTACGCCTATTAGGACAACAACATGGTGTATCGCTAAATAGTGTTATGCTAAGCAGTATGAATATTCTGTTAAGTAAATATACAGGACAAGACGATATTATTATTGGTACTGCAATAGCAAATCGCCATCATAAACAAACAGAGGAACTGATTGGTTTTTTTGTAAATGCGCAGGTAAATAGAACAATATTAAACGACTCTCAAACTTTTGAACAACTGATTCAACTGGTTCATCAAGACCAAATTGATGCTCAATTGCATCAGGATTTGCCTTTCGATAAGTTAGTGGATGAATTAGGTATTGAACGTGATTCTTCAAGACATCCTGTTTACCAGATAAAGTTCATCATGGAGAGTTTTGGTAGTCAAAATGAAAATTCAAAACTCCAAAAAGATTACTTTAAACCTTATCAGGAAGAAGAAGTTTACGAAGTAGCAAAATTTGATTTATTAGTCACAATAAGTGATAATCAAGAGGAACTAATAGGAGAAATTAGTTATGCTACAAGTTTATTCCATAAAGATACGATTGCTAGATTAGCAAATCATTATATGCATCTTTTAGAGCAATTAGCTCAAGCTCCAACAGAAGCATATAGTCAAATAAACTTGCTCAATTCTGAAGAATATGAGCAAATCGTTTACAAGTTGAATGCCGACGACAAAGAATATTCATTTGAGAGTACAATTCATGAATTGTTCCAAGAGCAAGCAATAAAAATACCAAATAATATTGCGTTAGTATATGAAGGAAAGCAACTTACCTATAATGAATTAAACGAAAAGAGCAATCAGCTAGCAAGTCACATCAGAGCACAATATGAAGATAGAGTAAAACAACCACTTCCAGCAGATACATTAATTGCGATATGTTTAGAAAGAAGTTTAGAAATGATTGTTGGAATACTCGCTATATTAAAAGCTGGCGGAGCTTATGTGCCTATTGATCCAAGTTATCCGCAAGACAGAATAAATTATATATTAGAAGACACAGGAGCAGAATTGATCCTTACTCAAAAAGAGTTAAAAGATAATAGCCCTATTCAATTCCCACAAAATAAGGTTATTTGCATTGATCTTACTGAAGAGCTCTACACAATAGAAGACAACAGTAATCTTCCATTATATAGTAAAAGTAAGAACCTTGCTTATGTTATATACACTTCAGGGACAACTGGCAAACCCAAAGGAGTAATGGTAGAACATGATTCAGTTATCTGTTATTTACTTTGCTTCAAGAAACTAATTCAAAAAGAACATGTAAATATGTTTTCTGTATTGAATTATTGTTTTGATGCTGCTTTGCCAACCTTATTGTCTGGAGCAATTGGAGATGTAACAACACATATATCAACTAAAGACATTTTCTTGAATCAAGGTATTGAGCATTATATTCAAGAAAATAAAATCGATACACTAAGATTAACACCTTCCATGCTTGAATCTCTGAACCTTAGTGATATTAATCAGGAATTGAATATTGTATTGGGAGGTGAGATGATTTCTTATAAATGTGTTAATGATGTTATCTCAAACAAAAATATTACTCTTTTTAATCAATACGGCCCTACGGAGTCTACAGTTGGGACTACGGTATATAAAATAGATAACAAAATAGAGCAGCAAATTATTGGAAAACCATATAAAGGCAAAAGAATTTTTGTACTAGATAAAAACAACAAACCACTTCCTGTAGGCGTAGTTGGTGAATTGTATATTGGTGGAGCGGCGTTATCAAGAGGCTATTTAAATCGTCCTGAGTTAACAGCAGAACGGTTTATTAATAATCCATTTGCAACAGAATCTGATAAAAACAATGGATACAACAGATTATACAAAACAGGTGATTTAGTCAAATGGTTATCGAATGGTAATTTGGAATATATCGGAAGAAACGATGATCAAATTAAGTTAAACGGGTATAGAATAGAGTTAGGAGAGATAGAACATGCTCTAAAACAAATTGACGGGATTAAACAATCATCTGTTTTAATTAAAAATAGAGAAACTGAAACAGGTACAACTAAATACCTGGTTGGATACTACGTATTCGAAGATAATAATGTTACAGTTAGTCAAACAGTTATCTTGGAAAAGCTATCTCATATACTACCAGAATATATGATTCCTAGTGCTTTGGTAGCGATGGAGTTATTTCCGTTAACAATCAATGGTAAATTAGACAAACGAGCTTTACCTGATCCTGATTTTACTTCATCCGAAGATTTATACGTTGCTCCTAAAGATGAAACAGAAGCACAATTATGTGAAATTTGGCAGCTGGCATTTGGTATTGAAAGAGTTGGAGTTACTGATGATTTTTTTAAAATAGGAGGGAACTCGATTCTAGCGATAAAAGTATCACACCGTATGAGTAAGTTTTTGACATATAGTGTAAAAGTGGCAGATATATTTAAGCATAAAACTATAGCTCAAATACTAATTCATACTGCAGACCAGATGCAAATAAGCATACCTAAAATAAATTCTAAGCAAGCTCCGCTTTCTTTTGCACAAGAGCGTTTATGGTTTATTGAACAGTATGAAGAAGGTACTAATGCTTATCATATGCCAGTCGTATTAGAACTTGAAGCCGATACGGATAAAGAGGGTTTAAAATATGCCTTGCAAGAAATAGTATCAAGACATGAAGTTTTGCGAAGTACTATTAAACAAGAAGATAATCAAGAGTTTAGTACTCAAACGGTACATGATGCCCCACTTTCAATAGAAGAGGTTTATTTAACGGATACAGAAGATTATGATTTATTAATAGAAGAAGACATTAATAAGCCTTTCAATTTTGCTACTGAATATCCTATAAGAGCAAAATTTTATACTATTGAATCATCTTCCAATAATTTGTCTAGTAAAACACTACTACTTATCAATAGACATCATATTGCTTCTGATGGTTGGTCAATAGGTATATTTCAAAAAGAATTGCTTGCTTTTTATGAAGCCTATGCCAATAAGGATCTAACGTTCAGTATTCCTGCATTAGAGATACAATATAAAGATTATTCGCAATGGCAAAGATCTTATTTAGTTGGAAATGTATTAGAAAAACAATTAAATCATTGGAAGAATAAATTATCAGGTTATCAGACGTTAGAATTTCCAACAGATTATCCTAGACCAATTAAAACAGATTATAGCGGTGCTGACCAATGGTTTAAAATTGACAAAGAAATTAGTCAAAAACTACACGCATTAACACAACGTTGCGGTGTTACACTAAATAGTGTGCTACTTAGCGGTATCAATATTCTATTAAATAAATATACTGGACAAGAGGATATTACAATAGGTAGTCCAATAGCAAATCGACATCATAAGCAAACAGAAGAACTAATAGGTTTCTTTGTAAATACACAAGTAAGTAGAGCACAACTGAATTCAACTCAAAGTTTCGAAGAATTAATATTGGCGGCTCACAAAGACCAAATTGAGGCTCAATTGCATCAGGATATATCTTTTGAAAAGTTAGTTGCCGAATTAGGTATTGAACGTGATGCGTCAAGACATCCAATCTTTCAAATTATGTTTAGTGTTCGAAGTTTTAATGATCATGAAAAAAATTCAGAACCTCAGAAAAATTATTTCAAACCTTATCAGACAAATGATGCTTACCAAAATGCTAGATTTGATTTAAGCATTACCATAGATGATAGCGGTGAAGAATTTTTCGGATTAATAAACTATGCTACTAGTTTATTTCATGAAGATACAATTACAAAATTTAATCAACGCTACTTACATCTTCTAGAACAATTAATAGAAAATCCGAGTAAACCTTACAGTGAAATTAGTTTGCTTAGTTCTGATGAATACAATCAAGTTGTTTATGATTGGAATGCTACAAGTAAGGTGTATTCTAAGAATAAATCTGTTATAGATATATTTGAAGAACAGGTTGTTAATACTCCAGATACTATTGCAATCGTTTTTGGAGACAAAGAACTAACCTACAAGCAACTCGATGAGGAGTCTAGTAAATTGGCAGGCTATCTAATTGAAAACTATAATGTACAGGAAAACGATTTTATAGGCATCATGCTTGATAGATCAGAAAAGATGATTATAGCTATTTTGGGTATAATGAAAGCAGGAGCTGCTTATGTATGCATAGATTCAGAATACCCAATAGCAAGGAAAGAATATATCATACAAGATACCTCACTTAACATATTAATTACACAAACAGATTATATTTTTGACCTTGATTTTTATTCAGGAAATCTATTTGCAATAGACGTACAATTAGATGCTATTGATGTTTCAATGCAGTCAATTAAGAAAAATGTTAATCCAAATGATTTAGCTTATATAATTTATACTTCAGGTACGACAGGTCAGCCTAAAGGAGTAATGGTAGAGCATTGTCAAATAATATCATTAGTGCTTGATAATAATTTTATAAATTATGAAAAAGTAAATGTTATTGCTGGAGTCTCAAATTATTCCTTTGATGCTAGTATTTTTGATTTGTTTTTCTCATTGCTAAATGGAAAAAAACTGGTCATTATTGATAAGGACACCCTATTGGATTTATCTAAATTAGACGATGACTTTATTAAATTTAAAATAGATACTGTCTTTATTACAACTGCATTGTTTAATTCTTTAGTACAGAATAAGTCTAAATGTTTTGAAAGCTTGCAACAAGTATTATTTGGTGGAGAACGTTGCAATTTAGAGATAGTAAACAAATTTAAGAGACAGTATAAAACGGCCTCTTTAATACACGTATATGGGCCAACCGAGAATATAGTTTATGCTACTTATTGTGAATTAAATGACTGTAATACCGAAAAAATAGTGCCAATAGGTAAACAGTTATCAGATAAAAAATTATACGTTTTAAGTTCCAACAATATGCCAGTTCCTATTGGGATTGTTGGTGAGCTTTATATTGGAGGAGCAGGAGTATCAAGAGGATATTTAAATCGTCCTGAACTGACTGCAGAACGTTTTGTTACTAATCCTTTTGCAACAGAATCAGATAAAGAGAATGGCTATACCCGATTGTATAAAACAGGTGATTTGGTTCGCTGGTTACCAGACGGTACTATTGAATACATTGGTAGAAATGATGATCAAGTCAAGATACGAGGGTATCGTATTGAGTTAGGTGAAATTGAGTATGCCATGTCTCAAATTGAAGGAATTAAACAAGTTTGTGTTTTTGCTAAAAAGAGAAAATCAGAAATTGACGGTTCAGAATATTTAGCTGCATACTATGTTGTAGAAAGCGGTGAAGAGATAATTAATCAAACGGTAATTTTAGAAAAACTAACCCTAGTATTGCCCGATTATATGATTCCTGCGGCATTAGTCGCAATAGAATCTTTTCCATTAAACAGTAGTGGTAAAATAAATAAGAATGCTTTGCCAAATCCTGAGTTCACTTCATCAGTGAACGATTATATAGCGCCTAAAACCCAAGTTGAAAAAGAAATATCTGAAATTTGGCAAGAAGTATTAGGATTAGAAAAAGTAAGCATTATAGATGATTTTTTTAGAATAGGAGGAGATTCTATCTTAAGTATTCAGATAACAAACCGTATTAAACAAGCAGGATTTAGTTGTCAAGTAAAAGATATTTTTGAATACAAAACAATTGTCAAACTTGCCGAATACTTAAGTACAAAAAAATCAGAAATTGATATTATTGCAGAGCAAGGACTCCTAACAGGAGAATTGAATTTTCTACCAGTTCAGCAATGGTTCATAGACAAAGTTGAAAATGGAGAATTAGCCAAATCAAATCACTGGAATCAAAGTTTTTTAATTAGAGTACCTGAGTTAGAAACTAAGAAATTAGAAGAAATTGTTGAGCAACTAGTTTCTTATCATGACGTGTTGCGTATTCGATATAATAAAGAACAAGATTCTAAAACAGGAAAGATGCACTGGAAACAGGTTTATCAATCCAATATTCCATTACAGGAAATCAAGATTTTAGATGTAAGTCAACATTCAGAAACTGAAGTTCATGAAATTCTAACCAATTGGCAAAGTGGTTTTGATCTAGAGCAAGGTGTTTTATTTCAAATAGGATATTTACACGGATATGCTGATAATAGTGCCAGAATTTATTTTGCATTGCATCATATGATTGTTGATGGAGTAAGCTGGCGTATTTTGGCTGAAGATGTTAAGGACTTGTTTCAAGGAAAAGCATTGCCATCTAAATCCAGCAGTTACCGTCAATGGATTACAAGTGTAGAAAATTACTCAACTCAACATCCTTCTGAAGAAGCCTATTGGGAAGAGCAATTGAAAGATATGCCAAACTATCAATTGGATTCTGAAATAAAAGAAATAAGTTCAAAAACGATTGAATTAGATACAGTATTAACCAAATCATTTTTGCAAGAAGCTTCTAAAGCATACCATACAGAAGTAAACGATTTATTATTAACTGCCTTAGCTTATGCACTTAAAGAAATTAACAATCAAAATGTTCAAGGAATAACATTAGAAGGACATGGTAGAGTTGATATAGATCCAACTATTGATCATAGCCGAACAGTAGGTTGGTTTACAACAATGTTCCCTGTAAAGTTAGAAATACAAAAGAATTACAAAGAAAGTATTCCGTTTATTAAAGAGAGCTTGCGAAACATTCCTAACAAAGGAATAGGTTTTGGTGCCTTTGCAGTAACTGAAGAGACAAATTATTCACAAAAAGATTTAATTCCTATTAGTTTTAATTATTTAGGGCAATTCGAAACTCAGCACAAAGATTGGCAATTTGCTTCAGAAAGCAGCGGTTATAGCATGCATCCAGATAACATTGGACACAATCTTATAAATATCAACGGGATAGTTAGTGATAATAAAATGCATTTTGATGTTGTCACAAAATTAGGAGAGGAAACTACAGCACTTTTAAGCGAAAGTTTTAAAACGAACCTCACAAAGATTATTAATCATTGCATTGATAAGCTAGAAAAAGAAGGAGTAACTCATACTCCTACTGATTTCCCTGAATTTATTCCTTATGAAATTTTTAATGAACACTTAGAAGAAGATCCAATATTCATATTTCCTCCAGGAGGTAGTGGAGCCGAATCCTATTATAACAGTTTAGTTCCAAGGCTTAATAATAGAAAACTAGTCTTATTTAATAATTTTTTCGCATTTATGAAGACGCAGGTTGATAATTATGCATCAACTGTGAAAATGGAAGATTTGGCTAATTTTTATAGAATTTGGATTCAAAAATTACAGACAAAAGGTAAATATACATTTGTTGGTTGGAGTTTTGGAGGAGTTTTGGCATTTGAAATTTTTAATAAACTATTGGTGAACAGAGTAGAAAAAAGTGACCTAATCTTACTTGATAGCTATTTTGATTTTAGAAGTATTGAAAATTGTTTGCCACAAAGTTGTATTGAAGAGTTCAAAAAAATAATTCATTATAGATATAATCCTAAATATAATACGCAAAATCTGAATATTGTTTTGTTTAAAGCTTCTAAGATGAATGTGTCGGAAGAAGAAAATAACAGCGAGATTTTGCCAACAATATTTCGCAATTCTCAAAAATTTTATGTCGAATCAATGTATAATGGTTTGGATAAAGTATTAGAAAGTGATGATTGTTTAGTAACGGAAAAAATTCAATTAATTGGTCTCGATTGTCATCATGATAATATTTTAGAGACAAGTAGTACTATTATTTGCGATTTTATTTTAACCCTATCAAACAAAGTTGACATAAAAATAAGTGAGTTAGAAAATATTGAAAAGATATAA